Proteins encoded in a region of the Flavobacterium sp. MDT1-60 genome:
- a CDS encoding alginate export family protein, which translates to MKKYFQIFIVVFSSAVYSQQINEFRFLRYNDVISIDSTNQNFYYKIKQIELSEKDKAFLFFGGENRTQYQYFENENWDEANRDDDGFVLNRALFYGDLKVGTSFRLFSQLQSSCSISRLDPNPLEENPLDLHQLFFDVSVKNLTLRLGRQELYYGSQRLISVREGPNSRQAFDAIKIMYQGKNLSADAFYSYYVRNRFGNFNDKFDTDTKLLGLYTSIKGVKYLKNIEAYFLNVQKSESTYNTFSGQENRNTVGSRIWGTYFNWNYDIETAYQFGKFDRKNIHAWTFSINNSFNYMINKRIQKIGFKTEYISGDKIQNDGSIETFNPLFPRGAYFGLAALIGPSNLIDIHPFLECQLTQKINFYVDYDMFWRASENDAIYQPNGAVLFESSNSTSKKIGNQLGASFEYTFNKYLNFTLEGTWFNSGNFIQDVSNGKDILFTASTLTLIF; encoded by the coding sequence ATGAAAAAATATTTCCAAATTTTTATAGTTGTATTTAGTTCTGCTGTTTATTCACAACAAATAAATGAATTCAGATTTTTAAGGTATAATGACGTTATCTCAATTGATAGTACAAATCAAAATTTTTATTATAAAATCAAACAAATAGAGTTATCTGAAAAGGATAAAGCCTTTCTTTTTTTTGGAGGTGAAAACAGAACTCAATATCAATATTTTGAAAATGAAAATTGGGACGAAGCGAATAGGGATGATGATGGATTTGTACTTAACAGGGCGCTTTTTTACGGTGATTTAAAAGTAGGGACTTCATTTCGTTTATTTAGTCAATTACAAAGCAGTTGTTCCATCAGTCGATTAGATCCTAATCCACTAGAAGAAAACCCTTTAGATCTCCATCAATTATTTTTTGACGTAAGTGTAAAGAATTTAACCCTTAGATTGGGAAGACAAGAATTATACTATGGATCCCAAAGATTGATTTCAGTTCGGGAAGGTCCAAATAGCAGGCAGGCATTTGATGCTATTAAGATCATGTATCAAGGAAAGAATTTATCGGCCGATGCATTTTACAGTTATTATGTAAGAAATAGGTTTGGAAATTTCAATGATAAGTTTGATACAGATACAAAACTTCTGGGACTGTACACAAGCATAAAAGGAGTTAAATATTTAAAAAATATAGAAGCCTATTTTTTAAACGTCCAGAAATCAGAAAGCACGTACAATACTTTTTCAGGACAAGAAAACAGAAATACAGTGGGTTCAAGAATTTGGGGGACTTATTTTAATTGGAATTATGATATTGAAACTGCATATCAATTTGGGAAATTTGACAGGAAAAACATTCACGCCTGGACATTTTCAATTAATAATTCTTTTAATTATATGATAAATAAAAGAATTCAGAAAATAGGTTTTAAAACTGAATATATTTCAGGTGATAAAATTCAAAATGATGGTTCTATAGAAACATTTAATCCTCTTTTTCCACGAGGGGCATACTTTGGTTTAGCTGCTTTGATAGGACCTTCAAACCTGATTGATATACATCCTTTTCTGGAATGTCAGTTAACACAAAAAATAAATTTTTATGTCGATTACGATATGTTCTGGAGGGCTTCAGAGAACGATGCTATATATCAGCCAAATGGCGCAGTATTATTCGAAAGCTCAAATTCGACTTCAAAAAAAATAGGAAATCAATTAGGGGCTTCATTTGAATATACTTTTAATAAATACCTGAATTTCACTTTGGAAGGGACATGGTTTAACAGTGGAAATTTTATTCAGGATGTTAGTAATGGTAAAGACATTCTGTTTACAGCCAGTACTTTAACTCTAATCTTTTAA
- a CDS encoding alpha/beta hydrolase: MHGAFADGSGWRGIYDILNDRGYNVTVVHNPLTSLEDGVQAVNMALDKLDQAAVLVGHSYGGAIITEAGNHPNVAALVYVAAFQPGDDETALQWIQTAPPAPESGVLPPDENGIIYYDKDKYHMGMCADLSVEDASFMYASQGAFYAKGFVTPIKNAAWKSKPAYGVIATEDKSIPPEIQEAMYKRSKTIATYVKGSHAVYISRPESVADVIISASGID; this comes from the coding sequence ATGCATGGCGCATTTGCAGATGGCTCAGGATGGAGGGGTATATATGACATACTTAATGACAGGGGATATAATGTCACCGTGGTTCATAATCCTCTAACATCACTTGAAGACGGTGTTCAGGCTGTAAACATGGCCTTAGACAAACTCGATCAAGCCGCTGTTCTTGTAGGGCATTCCTATGGTGGAGCTATAATTACTGAGGCGGGTAACCACCCTAATGTAGCAGCATTAGTGTATGTAGCAGCATTTCAGCCAGGAGATGATGAAACAGCTTTACAGTGGATACAAACAGCCCCGCCGGCACCAGAGAGCGGAGTCCTGCCGCCGGATGAAAATGGTATTATTTATTATGACAAAGATAAATACCATATGGGAATGTGTGCTGATCTAAGTGTAGAAGATGCCAGTTTTATGTATGCATCGCAAGGTGCATTTTATGCTAAAGGATTTGTAACACCAATTAAAAATGCGGCCTGGAAATCAAAACCTGCATACGGCGTAATTGCAACAGAAGACAAGAGTATTCCGCCAGAAATCCAGGAAGCAATGTACAAACGTTCCAAAACAATTGCCACGTATGTAAAAGGAAGCCATGCGGTTTATATATCCCGGCCTGAATCGGTGGCAGATGTAATTATTTCAGCTTCAGGAATAGATTAA
- a CDS encoding alpha/beta fold hydrolase, which translates to MRKSITTAAVILMTAFGAPIQASTVSPNTIVIVHGAWSSAADFKYVEAELKKSGNEVITVNLPGHGADNTPVGSLTMQGYVDAVKKAIGTRKNIILVGHSFGGMVISETAEQIPGQIKKLIYLCAYLPNNGESLFSISAADKETHIGQYIQPDEKAGVVGIAKEGILDFFAADAPKNIADVLVANFKPEPMGPMATPVALTDANFGKINKVYIFTENDHAIGLTLQKSMAKKANITKTYSLPTSHTPFFSQPGDLASILRKEAK; encoded by the coding sequence ATGAGAAAATCAATTACAACAGCAGCGGTGATTTTAATGACCGCTTTCGGAGCACCAATTCAGGCTAGCACGGTTAGCCCAAACACAATTGTCATAGTGCATGGAGCATGGTCTTCAGCTGCGGATTTTAAGTATGTTGAAGCAGAACTTAAAAAAAGTGGCAATGAAGTGATAACGGTAAATTTGCCTGGCCATGGAGCCGATAATACTCCTGTTGGATCGTTAACAATGCAAGGCTATGTAGACGCTGTTAAAAAAGCTATTGGAACAAGAAAAAACATTATTCTTGTAGGGCACAGTTTTGGAGGGATGGTCATTAGCGAGACAGCTGAGCAAATTCCAGGTCAAATCAAAAAGCTAATTTACCTCTGCGCATATTTGCCAAATAACGGAGAAAGCCTTTTTTCCATTTCAGCGGCAGATAAAGAAACACATATCGGGCAATACATACAACCTGATGAAAAAGCAGGTGTGGTAGGAATTGCTAAAGAAGGTATTTTAGATTTTTTTGCTGCTGATGCACCTAAAAATATAGCCGATGTTCTGGTTGCTAATTTTAAGCCAGAGCCAATGGGTCCAATGGCAACTCCGGTTGCACTTACAGATGCGAATTTCGGTAAAATAAATAAAGTATATATTTTTACTGAAAATGATCATGCTATAGGGCTGACCTTACAGAAAAGTATGGCAAAAAAGGCTAATATAACAAAGACTTATTCTTTACCTACCAGTCATACGCCGTTTTTCTCGCAACCAGGCGATCTTGCATCCATCTTACGTAAGGAAGCAAAATAA
- a CDS encoding SCO family protein: MKIEIVIRVLLFTLIFAGCTKTDKLPILGEISIDPSTGENRYYQAPEFRLKNQFNHEVTHIDFENKIQVVDFFFTSCPTICPKMTKHLKLIEEAFDKVDEVAIVSYSIDYKNDSPETLKRYSENYKINNNKWTFLTGDSDGVFELAKDYKVLASNDGSINQRNIIHDGTFVLVDGKRRIRGYYNGLSVRDTKRLILDINKLIKEVE; encoded by the coding sequence ATGAAAATAGAAATAGTCATTAGAGTTTTACTCTTTACATTGATTTTTGCAGGATGTACAAAGACTGATAAACTTCCAATTTTGGGTGAAATATCAATTGACCCATCGACAGGAGAAAACAGATACTATCAGGCACCGGAATTTCGATTAAAAAATCAATTTAATCATGAGGTAACACACATCGACTTTGAAAACAAAATACAGGTTGTTGATTTCTTTTTTACCAGCTGCCCTACGATTTGTCCTAAAATGACAAAGCATCTGAAATTAATAGAGGAGGCCTTTGACAAAGTTGATGAAGTAGCTATTGTTTCATACAGTATCGATTACAAGAATGATAGTCCTGAGACGTTAAAACGGTATTCAGAAAATTATAAAATAAATAATAATAAATGGACATTCTTAACGGGTGATAGTGATGGAGTTTTTGAACTTGCTAAAGATTATAAAGTGTTAGCCTCTAATGACGGTAGTATTAATCAAAGGAACATAATTCATGATGGCACATTTGTATTAGTTGATGGGAAAAGGAGAATTAGAGGTTATTACAATGGTCTAAGTGTTAGAGATACAAAGAGGTTGATTCTGGATATTAATAAGCTTATAAAAGAGGTGGAATAA